In the Malassezia vespertilionis chromosome 1, complete sequence genome, one interval contains:
- a CDS encoding uncharacterized protein (EggNog:ENOG503PJTF; TransMembrane:2 (i50-73o93-113i)) produces MLWLPRANSRAMRASWRASPHRTLATARNAHKPLEARVVYRGSPYMRKTYFFLAGACFVLAGLNFGSFIQGYLSWPLFSHDPQNPPQLVRKELRITAATGTVLISSLCGWYFLYAPSRMVTRMTIYPQSNTVGVRTASASPARWLPKSVKAWPLFQRAGHLSTTDPRERILPLHAIYRLQGSAVGSEQSLWQELAKKRVKVPHGKLANITTPKQDMQDTLMLRVGGAKLAFQLSAMPQRTSVLDESPSRGIRGLCQRAMRSPTDWGGAHAPGAGAAERAEYARRQQRGFDCEPWFLDRTTFDQLFPLDVTRYKQKK; encoded by the coding sequence ATGCTGTGGCTTCCGCGCGCGAattcgcgcgcgatgcgtgcttcgtggcgcgcgtcgccacaccgcacgctggcgacggcgagaaATGCGCACAAGCCATTGGAAGCACGGGTAGTTTATCGCGGGAGCCCGTACATGCGCAAAACCTACTTTTTTCTCGCAGGCGCATGTTTCGTTCTCGCAGGCCTCAACTTTGGCTCGTTCATACAAGGGTACCTTTCCTGGCCGCTCTTTTCGCACGACCCACAAAACCCACCACAGCTCGTACGAAAAGAGCTGCGCATCACCGCGGCTACAGGCACGGTCCTCATTTCGAGTCTCTGTGGCTGGTACTTTCTTTATGCGCCGAGCCGGATGGTGACGCGCATGACGATATATCCCCAGTCCAATACGGTAGGTGtgcgcacagcaagcgccTCTCCTGCACGCTGGCTCCCAAAATCTGTAAAGGCGTGGCCgcttttccagcgcgcaggCCACCTTTCCACGACGGATCCGCGCGAACGAATACTGCCACTGCACGCCATCTACAGACTGCAGGGAAGCGCCGTGGGCAGCGAGCAATCGCTTTGGCAAGAACTAGCGAAGAAGCGCGTCAAGGTCCCGCACGGGAAACTCGCAAACATCACCACGCCGAAGCAGGATATGCAGGATACGTTGATGCTGCgtgtcggcggcgcaaaactCGCTTTCCAGCTCTCGGCGATGCCGCAGCGTACGTctgtgctggacgagtCGCCAAGCCGCGGTATCCGCGGCCTTTGCCAGCGTGCAATGCGCAGTCCGACAGATTGGGGCGGGGCCCACGCACcgggcgcaggcgctgctgaGCGCGCTGAATACGCAcgccgccagcagcgcggaTTCGACTGCGAGCCCTGGTTTCTGGACCGTACCACCTTTGACCAGCTCTTCCCATTGGACGTGACGCGCTACAAGCAGAAGAAGTAG
- the REX4 gene encoding 3'-5' exonuclease (COG:L; EggNog:ENOG503NYIT), with protein MTSTQTPPGGNWNALRSTMHKESVKNYAVRERGPPHHKKAVSQSVSKPHASPPRDNVAETHAAHPPLPWFAEDLSPEDLSLVLSTETASAETLRQRDLPLERLAQLKRSALQWEGCMDEALKRRIVLGECESDFSPEKRKVGHYVAVDCEMVGVGYRGKSSALARVSLVNWYGCIIYDKYVRPDEMISDFRTWVSGVAPHHMKTATPFEVAQREVAVIIKGRVLVGHAIQNDLNALKLHHPRSQIRDTAQFDPLRVVSGKKTPGLRTLSKLVLGLDIQKKGQYHSSVEDARSTMAIFRTQKEAWDRELEIGATKALKRKIAAGSPGKAARSNPKPKPPRPLSWPASRPDTRASREWWMND; from the coding sequence ATGACGAGCACACAAACTCCGCCGGGAGGCAACTggaatgcgctgcgctctaCAATGCACAAAGAAAGCGTGAAGAATTacgctgtgcgcgagcgtggGCCTCCGCATCACAAGAAAGCTGTGTCGCAAAGTGTGTCGAAACCACACGCTTCTCCCCCGCGTGATAATGTCGCGGAGacacacgctgcgcacccGCCGCTTCCCTGGTTTGCCGAGGACTTATCTCCAGAAGACCTTTCACTTGTTCTTTCTACCGAAACTGCATCcgccgagacgctgcggcagcgcgaTCTCCCTCTTGAGCGCCTTGCCCAGCTgaaacgcagcgcgctgcaatggGAAGGGTGTATGGACGAGGCACTGAAACGCCGCATTGTGCTTGGCGAGTGCGAATCAGATTTTTCGCCGGAAAAGCGCAAAGTCGGCCACTATGTCGCGGTCGATTGCGAGATGGTCGGCGTTGGGTACCGCGGCAAGAGTTctgctcttgcgcgcgtttccCTTGTGAATTGGTACGGCTGCATTATCTATGACAAGTATGTGCGTCCCGATGAAATGATATCCGACTTTCGGACTTGGGTCTcgggcgtcgcgccgcaccatATGAAGACGGCAACGCCTTTTGAGGTTGCCCAGCGCGAGGTAGCGGTGATTATCAAAGGCCGCGTTTTGGTAGGCCACGCAATTCAAAATGACTTGAATGCACTCAAGCTTCACCATCCGCGTTCCCAAATTCGCGATACTGCGCAGTTTGACCCGCTGCGTGTCGTGAGCGGAAAAAAGACACCTGGCCTGCGCACGCTCTCCAAACTTGTGCTGGGCCTGGACATTCAAAAGAAAGGTCAATACCACTCCTCTGTCGAGGATGCACGCTCGACCATGGCCATTTTTCGTACGCAGAAGGAGGCATGGGACCGCGAGCTGGAGATCGGAGCGACCAAAGCGCTGAAGCGCAAGATAGCGGCCGGATCGCCcggcaaagcggcgcgctcgaacCCCAAGCCAAAGCCACCGCGCCCCCTCTCTTGGCCCGCCAGCAGGCCAGACACCCGCGCTTCGAGGGAATGGTGGATGAACGATTAG
- the GYP1 gene encoding GTPase-activating protein (EggNog:ENOG503NWNR; BUSCO:EOG09261YLQ; COG:U), whose protein sequence is MRKPTSRAGPSTDAWEEEAWASNLDDDEFVARLQTRRTSTDTTLSTQGNGAYERLTLQETRVDLALLAPSTGDALHTAPNVVPAPPQPDAATESSVELDPYPANWAEKGIAFAPIPTNTHAGRAARIHALVDDPMLLVEMYRPQLVAFQHERSSDDARRSDISTSHEAAHAQNTSSRAPSAAAFDPLATSGDGVMMPVVAPLTPVPPRPQNPAKVRRYPSTRTRRIRQQLVQCLEADEIDLGFLRSLAWKGVPNELRAVVWPLLLGYLPTQSSLRAATLARKRAEYAEGVQRAFAQGLEEVDRAIWHQIYIDVPRTNPGIRLWQQEATQRALERILYVWAIRHPASGYVQGINDLVTPFFEVFLSAYIDSDPEQFELADLPQHVLAALEADTFWCLSKLLDGIQDNYTLAQPGIQRQLRRMGEVVARIDAPLHTHLAAQGVEYVQFSFRWINCLLMREMSVPSIIRMWDTYLAEGADAFSDFHPFVCAVFLQKWRASLLEMDFQGIIMFLQSLPTQRWSDKDAELLLSEAFMYKAMFGNTAHLQRN, encoded by the exons atgcgcaagcCGACGAGTCGCGCTGGGCCGAGCACAGATGCCTGGGAGGAAGAGGCGTGGGCATCAAACTTGGATGATGACGAGTTTGTCGCGCGACTCCAGACCCGGCGGACCAGTACAGACACCACACTAAGCACGCAAGGAAACGGTGCATACGAGCGGCTCACGCTGCAGGAAACGCGCGTCGATTTAGCACTGTTGGCGCCAAGCACCGgggatgcactgcacacTGCACCTAACGTTGTGCCCGCACCGCCACAACCGGATGCCGCGACGGAATCGAGCGTAGAGCTCGATCCGTACCCGGCAAACTGGGCCGAGAAAGGCATTGCATTCGCTCCGATCCCCACCAACACCCACGCCGGGCGTGCGGCACGGATCCATGCACTGGTTGACGATCCCATGCTACTCGTCGAAATGTATCGTCCGCAGCTTGTAGCATTCCAGCACGAACGCAGCtccgacgatgcgcggcgctccgaTATCAGCACGTCGCACGAGGCGGCCCATGCACAAAATACCTCGTCCCGTGCTCCGAGTGCCGCGGCGTTTGATCCGCTGGCGAccagcggcgatggcgtcATGATGCCCGTCGTCGCCCCGCTGACTCCGGTGCCACCCAGACCGCAAAACCCGGCAAAGGTAAGGCGCTATccaagcacacgcacccggcgcatccgccagcagctcgtccagtGCCTCGAGGCGGATGAGATTGATCTGGGATTTTTGCGCTCGCTTGCGTGGAAAGGTGTCCCGAACGAGCTCCGTGCCGTTGTATGGCCGCTTCTCCTTGGCTACCTCCCTACACAGTCGTctctgcgcgcagcaacgcttgcgcgcaaacgtgCAGAGTATGCAGAAGGCGTCCAACGCGCGTTTGCCCAAGGGCTCGAGGAAGTCGACCGCGCGATTTGGCACCAAATCTACATTGACGTCCCACGCACCAACCCGGGCATCCGCCTGTGGCAGCAAGAGGCGACGCAGCGGGCGCTGGAGCGAATTTTGTATGTATGGGCGATCCGGCACCCCGCAAGTGGCTACGTGCAAGGAATCAACGATCTAGTCACTCCGTTTTTTGAAGTGTTCCTCTCGGCGTACATTGACAGCGACCCGGAGCAATTCGAGCTCGCCGACCTGCCGCAGCATGTGTTAGCTGCACTTGAGGCAGACACGTTTTGGTGCCTGTCCAAGCTCCTAGACGGTATCCAGGACAATTATACCTTGGCGCAGCCGGGCATCCAGCGGCAATTGCGGCGGATGGGCGAAGTCGTCGCGCGgatcgatgcgccgctgcacacgcattTAGCCGCACAGGGCGTCGAGTACGTCCAGTTTAGTTTCCGCTGGATCAACTGCCTGCTCATGCGCGAGATGAGCGTGCCGAGTATTATACGCATGTGGGATACATACCTGGCCGAAGGTGCCGACGCATTTTCCGACTTTCACCCTTTCGTCTGCGCGGTATTCCTGCAGAAATGGCGTGCTTCCCTACTCGAGATGGATTTCCAG GGTATTATCATGTTTCTGCAGAGCCTtccgacgcagcgctggtCAGACAAGGATGCAGAACTGTTGCTTAGCGAAGCGTTTATGTACAAAGCCATGTTTGGAAACACGGCACATCTACAGCGTAATTAA